A single window of Granulicella mallensis MP5ACTX8 DNA harbors:
- a CDS encoding CocE/NonD family hydrolase — protein sequence MSLTPRTLTLALAALSLGLSAFAQTPTTTPDIPAKFTAPKDDYDYVKRVEMVPMRDGVKLYTVIVIPKSATHAPILLTRTPYNAAGRATRTESPHMLDELPQGDDVFVKAGYIRVFQDVRGKYGSEGDYLMTPPPTGPLNPNGPNDTTDAYDTIDWLVKNISQSNGKVGMLGSSYEGFTVVMALIHPHPALKVTAPESPMVDGWMGDDWFHYGAFRQVNLDYYIEQTTVRGGGPAIPREGYDEYTNFLRKGSAGDFARAGGLGQLPFWKKIDEHPAYDAFWQGQALDKVMAAQPLTVPTMWLQGLWDQEDMWGAIHSYAAVEPKDTANDKNYLVMGPWRHSQVNYEGFSLGPLLWNGDTTLQFRRDVLLPFFNQYLLDGAPKADTPPVLIYNTGEDHWDRFKSWPLSCETDCPAKPRALYLTADGGLSFDSPNATSPKFDEYVSDPAKPVPYRPRPVFSGDGDGWKTWLVTDQRFVDGRPDVLTYESEPLTAPLRLSGAPQVNLYASTSGSDSDWVVKLIDVFPDTVPSKPSMGGYELSVSLDIFRGRYRTSFEHPEAIVLDKPLLYHFGLPTVNHVFLPGHRVMVQVQSTLFPLYDRNPQKFVPNIFDAKPADYQKATQRIWHTPGEASFISLPVAP from the coding sequence GGTCAAGCTTTATACCGTAATCGTAATCCCCAAGAGTGCGACCCATGCTCCGATCCTGCTGACACGCACACCGTATAACGCAGCGGGCCGCGCGACTCGGACGGAGTCTCCCCACATGCTGGATGAGTTGCCACAGGGCGACGATGTCTTTGTCAAAGCCGGCTATATCCGCGTCTTTCAGGACGTGCGCGGCAAGTACGGCTCCGAGGGGGACTATCTCATGACCCCACCCCCGACCGGCCCGCTCAACCCCAATGGTCCGAATGACACGACAGACGCCTACGACACCATCGACTGGCTGGTGAAGAACATCTCGCAGTCCAACGGCAAGGTGGGCATGCTCGGCTCTTCGTATGAAGGATTCACGGTCGTAATGGCACTCATTCACCCGCATCCTGCGTTGAAGGTCACGGCTCCCGAGAGTCCAATGGTCGACGGCTGGATGGGCGACGACTGGTTCCACTATGGAGCCTTTCGCCAGGTCAACCTCGATTACTACATCGAACAGACAACGGTTCGTGGAGGCGGTCCTGCTATTCCTCGCGAAGGGTATGACGAATACACCAACTTCCTGCGGAAGGGCTCGGCGGGAGACTTTGCCCGGGCTGGAGGTCTGGGGCAGTTACCGTTCTGGAAGAAGATAGACGAGCACCCCGCGTACGATGCCTTCTGGCAGGGACAGGCTCTCGATAAGGTCATGGCAGCCCAGCCCCTCACCGTGCCCACCATGTGGCTGCAGGGCCTATGGGACCAGGAAGATATGTGGGGCGCCATCCACAGCTATGCCGCAGTTGAGCCCAAGGATACGGCTAACGACAAGAACTATCTGGTGATGGGACCCTGGCGGCACAGCCAGGTGAACTATGAGGGATTCTCCCTGGGGCCGCTGCTCTGGAACGGCGATACGACGTTGCAGTTCCGCCGCGATGTGCTTCTGCCGTTCTTCAACCAATACCTGCTGGACGGAGCACCAAAAGCTGACACACCTCCCGTGCTGATCTACAACACCGGCGAAGACCATTGGGATCGCTTCAAGTCGTGGCCTCTGAGCTGCGAGACGGATTGCCCGGCGAAGCCACGCGCACTGTATCTGACGGCCGATGGGGGCCTGTCGTTCGATAGCCCGAATGCCACTAGCCCCAAGTTCGACGAGTACGTCTCCGACCCGGCGAAGCCCGTGCCGTACAGGCCGCGTCCGGTCTTCTCCGGCGACGGCGATGGCTGGAAGACATGGCTGGTTACCGATCAGCGCTTTGTCGATGGCCGCCCGGATGTTCTCACCTATGAGAGCGAACCGCTCACCGCTCCATTGCGTTTGAGTGGCGCTCCGCAGGTAAACCTATACGCCTCCACTAGCGGAAGCGACAGTGACTGGGTTGTGAAGCTGATCGATGTCTTTCCCGACACGGTGCCCTCAAAGCCGTCGATGGGCGGATATGAACTGTCCGTCTCCCTGGACATCTTCCGCGGCCGCTATCGCACCAGCTTTGAGCATCCCGAAGCCATCGTTTTGGACAAGCCGCTGCTCTATCACTTCGGCCTGCCCACGGTGAATCATGTCTTTCTGCCGGGACATCGGGTAATGGTGCAGGTGCAGTCCACCTTGTTCCCGCTCTATGATCGCAATCCGCAGAAGTTTGTGCCTAACATCTTTGACGCGAAGCCTGCGGACTATCAGAAGGCGACGCAGCGTATCTGGCACACTCCGGGAGAAGCCAGCTTCATCAGCTTGCCGGTTGCACCCTAG